A genomic stretch from Apium graveolens cultivar Ventura unplaced genomic scaffold, ASM990537v1 ctg816, whole genome shotgun sequence includes:
- the LOC141704710 gene encoding uncharacterized protein LOC141704710, with amino-acid sequence MARALRDLKRKVEGDMEVGAAATPFNRKLEYTPIESGLKHFNFDSFDGLADPEEHLNYFEQISNIYNYSDLTRCRFFASTLKGGDQKWFSRIPSRSVDSWKDFREIFLKRFRANQINELQMCHLETIQQRSKESLPEFIKRFQEAVNQLSNLEEKEVVNIFRRTLHPISCEGYVKDLIHREPQSLASAYALASKFIKENDFLKSMKMNWRIHDNDESPEHRLSSQKDKRYKLDRQANYIQQSRGTPPRESYAEPRNNERKPKAKREPKPEPEWTPLNRPRADILCEVKCNPFYYPPKPLLAPPENRVRDKHCGYHEDHGHTTKTVLSQDVHRRPDQEGKHEPVSSKEVE; translated from the coding sequence ATGGCCCGGGCTCTTCGGGATCTCAAGAGGAAAGTAGAAGGCGATATGGAAGTGGGTGCGGCAGCCACCCCGTTCAATAGAAAGTTAGAATATACCCCCATAGAATCAGGGCTCAAACACTTCAATTTTGACTCTTTTGATGGACTAGCTGACCCCGAGGAGCATCTAAACTATTTCGAGCAAATCTccaatatttataattatagtGACCTAACAAGGTGCCGGTTCTTCGCGTCAACACTCAAAGGGGGAGATCAGAAATGGTTTAGCCGGATTCCATCCCGGAGTGTGGACTCCTGGAAAGACTTCCGGGAGATATTCTTAAAAAGGTTCAGGGCCAACCAAATAAATGAGCTACAGATGTGTCATTTGGAGACAATCCAGCAAAGAAGCAAGGAGTCCCTCCCCGAATTTATCAAGAGATTCCAGGAAGCAGTCAATCAACTCTCCAACTTAGAAGAAAAGGAAGTAGTAAACATCTTTCGGAGAACCTTGCATCCAATATCCTGTGAAGGATACGTAAAAGATTTGATTCACAGAGAACCCCAGAGCCTGGCGTCTGCTTATGCCTTGGCATCAAAGTTCATAAAGGAAAATGATTTTCTCAAGTCAATGAAAATGAATTGGAGAATACATGATAATGACGAGTCCCCGGAGCATCGCTTGTCGTCCCAAAAAGACAAAAGATATAAACTGGACAGACAGGCCAACTACATTCAACAATCCCGGGGAACCCCACCCCGGGAAAGTTACGCTGAACCGAGAAATAATGAAAGAAAGCCTAAGGCTAAGAGAGAGCCCAAGCCGGAGCCCGAGTGGACCCCCCTCAACCGGCCCCGGGCCGATATTTTGTGCGAAGTCAAGTGTAATCCATTTTATTATCCACCGAAACCTTTACTAGCACCTCCCGAAAACAGGGTCCGGGACAAGCATTGCGGCTACCATGAAGATCATGGCCATACCACAAaaactgttctctctcaagaTGTTCATAGAAGACCAGATCAAGAAGGgaaacatgaaccagtatcttcaAAGGAGGTCGAATGA
- the LOC141704711 gene encoding uncharacterized protein LOC141704711, which yields MECTFPEVPKTLKIQSGEEKETSNRNSWTLYVDGSATAERSGAGLILSSPGGFTIQQGITFAFKAKNNQAEYEALLSGLRLAKSLGVRRLTIYSDSQIVVRQTTGEYIAKDPKLARYQEMVRAILETIPDPTILQINREENAKEDELSKLIQNNSDLSSSVYFEELGAPSTDQPEVLCISSLNNWMAPYIAYLKDGTLPEDQNKARYLKYKASRFFLEDNRLYRRTFFAPTLKCVDPDKADYCLRNVHEGICGDHLAAKALAYKVIRKGYYWPTIHADAVTYVKKCNKCQKFNNVPKQSPSLPVSVLSPIPFAVWGIDIMGPFPQVKGDLRYVLVAIDYMTTWAEAKAMRTINQQDCIKFMDSIVMRFGIPMVLISDNGL from the coding sequence ATGGAATGCACCTTTCCCGAAGTCCCAAAGACACTTAAAATCCAATCCGGAGAAGAAAAGGAGACTAGCAACCGAAATTCTTGGACATTGTATGTTGATGGTTCGGCAACAGCCGAGAGGTCCGGGGCTGGGCTGATCCTTTCCAGCCCGGGCGGATTCACAATCCAGCAAGGCATAACCTTCGCTTTTAAAGCAAAAAACAACCAGGCTGAATATGAAGCTCTCCTCTCCGGACTCAGGCTAGCCAAATCCCTGGGGGTAAGGCGTTTAACCATCTATAGTGATTCTCAAATTGTGGTAAGACAAACAACCGGTGAATATATTGCGAAGGACCCCAAGCTGGCTCGATATCAGGAAATGGTGAGGGCTATCCTGGAAACCATCCCGGACCCAACCATCTTACAAATAAACAGAGAAGAAAACGCAAAGGAAGATGAGCTGTCCAAGCTCATCCAGAATAACTCGGATTTAAGCAGCTCAGTCTACTTCGAGGAGCTCGGGGCACCCAGTACCGACCAGCCTGAAGTCTTATGCATCAGCAGCCTGAACAACTGGATGGCTCCTTACATAGCTTATCTTAAGGACGGGACCCTGCCAGAAGACCAGAACAAGGCACGCTACCTCAAGTATAAGGCTTCCCGTTTCTTTCTAGAAGATAATCGGCTATACAGGCGAACCTTCTTTGCCCCGACTCTAAAATGTGTTGACCCGGACAAGGCAGATTATTGTCTTCGGAACGTACACGAGGGAATCTGCGGAGATCACTTAGCCGCTAAAGCTCTAGCCTACAAAGTCATCAGAAAAGGCTACTATTGGCCCACCATCCATGCCGATGCAGTTACCTATGTGAAGAAATGCAACAAATGCCAAAAGTTCAACAATGTGCCAAAGCAAAGTCCAAGCCTCCCCGTGTCAGTCCTCTCCCCGATCCCATTCGCAGTTTGGGGAATTGACATCATGGGTCCTTTCCCCCAAGTGAAGGGGGATTTACGTTATGTGCTGGTGGCGATCGATTATATGACTACGTGGGCAGAGGCCAAGGCCATGAGAACCATCAATCAGCAAGACTGCATCAAATTCATGGATTCAATTGTGATGAGGTTCGGGATTCCGATGGTTTTAATCTCGGATAACGGCCTGTAG